In a single window of the Lineus longissimus chromosome 4, tnLinLong1.2, whole genome shotgun sequence genome:
- the LOC135486125 gene encoding inosine triphosphate pyrophosphatase-like, translating to MYANSRRYLQEHSHPEHSEDLSDDNMAAARIVKFVTGNAKKLEEVEKILGKNSACHFVSEDIDLPEYQGSPDEVCIAKCKLAVESVKGPVMVEDVCLCFNALGGMPGPYIKWFLKEIKPEGLHKLLQGFEDKSAYALCTFAYSDGKPDSDIKLFRGRCDGQIVEPRGPLDFGWDPCFQPDGYDKTYAELPKDVKNKISHRAKSLEALKKFFDESVNT from the exons ATGTATGCTAATTCTAGGCGATATCTTCAGGAACATAGTCACCCTG AACACAGCGAAGACCTCTCTGACGACAACATGGCCGCAGCAAGGATTGTTAAGTTTGTGACTGGTAACGCCAAGAAACTGGAAGAAGTGGAGAAAATTCTAGGAAAGAACTCTGCCTGTCAT TTTGTATCCGAGGACATAGATTTGCCCGAATACCAGGGTTCGCCTGATGAGGTCTGTATCGCCAAGTGTAAGCTGGCGGTGGAAAGTGTTAAGGGTCCAGTCATGGTAGAAGACGTCTGCTTGTGTTTTAATGCTCTCGGAGGAATGCCTGGTCCATATATAAAATGGTTCCTGAAGGAAATTAAACCAGAAG GTCTTCATAAATTACTTCAAGGGTTTGAGGACAAGTCGGCCTACGCTCTATGTACATTTGCTTATTCGGATGGAAAACCAGATAGCGACATTAAACTATTCCGTGGACGTTGTGATGGACAAATTGTCGAACCGCGCGGACCTCTGGACTTTGGATGGGATCCCTGCTTCCAACCTGATGGTTATGATAAGACTTACGCTGAACTTCCAAAGGATGTTAAAAACAAGATCTCGCATCGTGCAAAATCTTTGGAAGCTTTGAAGAAATTCTTCGATGAATCTGTGAATACttga